One Sodalis praecaptivus DNA segment encodes these proteins:
- the acnA gene encoding aconitate hydratase AcnA produces the protein MSSSIKEASRDQLTAHHKTYHFYNLARAAEQLGPIDKLPKSMKVLLENLLRHQDGVIVTEAHLREVAGWLKTAHAEGEIAYRPARVLMQDFTGVPAVVDLAAMREAVKRLGGNVDKVNPLSPVDLVIDHSVTVDAYGSEEAYAENNHLEMSRNLERYTFLRWGQNAFSRFRVVPPENGICHQVNLEYLAKTVWHEEQDGQEIAYPDTLVGTDSHTTMVNGLGVLGWGVGGIEAEAAMLGQPVSMLIPDVVGFKLTGKLNEGITATDLVLTVTQMLRQHGVVGKFVEFYGDGLDVLPLADRATIANMAPEYGATCGFFPVDAITLDYLRLTGRSEAQIALVEAYCKQQGLWRLAGDEPVFTSTLELDMASVVASLAGPRRPQDRVALPGVPGAFKASDELALGKRTEPVAQPFELDGETYRLDQGAVVIAAITSCTNTSNANILMAAGLLARNAVNKGLRSKPWVKTSLAPGSKVVTDYLEAAGLTPYLNQLGFNLVGYGCTTCIGNSGPLKPSIEAAIKAGDLTVGAVLSGNRNFEGRIHPLVKTNWLASPPLVVAYALAGNMLINVSEDPLGSGTDGKPVYLCDIWPSSEEIAQAVALVNSAMFHKEYGEVFTGNRDWRNIAVNRAPTYHWQPDSTYIRLTPFFEDMLHQPKPVENIRGARILAMLGDSVTTDHISPAGNIKVDSPAGRYLQQHGVSTADFNSYGSRRGNHEVMMRGTFANIRIRNEMVPDIEGGYTRHIPSGEALAIYDAAMRYAAEQIPLAIVAGKEYGSGSSRDWAAKGPRLLGIRVVMAESFERIHRSNLIGMGILPLEFPHGETRKTLGLSGDETVDIPNLAALKPGCEVPVTFTWPDGRRRTIDALCRIDTGNELTYYRHDGILHYVIRNMLNEPVADPA, from the coding sequence CGCGAGCGGCAGAACAGCTCGGACCTATCGACAAACTGCCCAAATCCATGAAAGTGCTGCTGGAAAATCTGCTGCGTCATCAGGACGGCGTCATCGTCACCGAGGCGCACCTGCGTGAAGTCGCAGGCTGGCTGAAAACCGCTCATGCCGAGGGTGAAATCGCCTATCGTCCGGCTCGTGTGTTGATGCAGGATTTTACCGGCGTGCCGGCGGTGGTGGACCTGGCGGCCATGCGTGAGGCGGTGAAGCGGTTAGGGGGGAATGTAGACAAAGTGAATCCTCTCTCGCCGGTGGATCTGGTCATCGACCATTCGGTCACCGTCGACGCCTACGGCAGCGAGGAGGCGTATGCGGAAAATAATCACCTGGAAATGTCGCGGAATTTGGAGCGCTACACCTTCCTGCGCTGGGGGCAAAATGCGTTCAGCCGGTTTCGCGTGGTGCCGCCGGAAAACGGCATCTGTCATCAGGTCAATCTGGAATACCTCGCCAAAACCGTGTGGCACGAAGAGCAGGATGGGCAAGAGATTGCCTATCCGGATACGCTGGTCGGTACCGACTCCCATACCACCATGGTCAACGGGCTCGGGGTGTTGGGCTGGGGCGTCGGCGGGATCGAGGCGGAGGCGGCCATGCTCGGCCAGCCGGTATCGATGCTAATTCCAGACGTGGTGGGCTTTAAATTGACCGGTAAACTCAATGAAGGCATCACCGCGACCGATTTGGTGCTGACCGTGACGCAAATGCTGCGTCAGCATGGCGTGGTCGGCAAATTCGTTGAATTTTACGGCGACGGACTGGATGTACTGCCGCTGGCGGACCGGGCGACTATCGCCAATATGGCGCCGGAATATGGCGCAACCTGCGGCTTCTTTCCGGTGGATGCAATAACGCTCGACTATTTACGCCTGACCGGGCGCAGCGAAGCGCAGATCGCGCTGGTGGAGGCCTACTGCAAACAGCAGGGGCTGTGGCGCCTGGCGGGTGATGAACCGGTGTTTACCAGCACCCTGGAGCTCGATATGGCAAGCGTTGTGGCCAGCCTGGCCGGCCCTCGGCGTCCCCAGGATCGCGTGGCGCTGCCGGGCGTGCCGGGTGCGTTCAAAGCCAGCGATGAATTGGCGTTGGGCAAACGCACCGAGCCGGTCGCGCAACCGTTTGAGCTGGACGGCGAAACCTACCGGCTGGATCAGGGCGCGGTGGTGATCGCCGCTATCACGTCCTGTACCAATACGTCGAATGCCAATATTTTGATGGCCGCCGGGCTACTGGCGCGTAACGCGGTGAACAAGGGGCTGCGCAGCAAACCCTGGGTAAAAACCTCTCTGGCGCCGGGCTCCAAGGTGGTGACCGATTACCTGGAAGCGGCCGGGCTGACGCCTTACCTTAATCAGTTGGGATTCAATTTGGTGGGCTACGGCTGTACCACCTGCATCGGCAACTCCGGTCCGCTGAAACCCAGTATCGAAGCCGCAATCAAAGCCGGCGATCTGACCGTGGGCGCGGTGCTTTCCGGTAACCGTAATTTCGAGGGCCGTATCCACCCGTTGGTGAAAACCAACTGGCTGGCCTCGCCGCCGCTGGTGGTGGCCTATGCGCTGGCGGGCAATATGCTGATCAATGTCAGCGAGGATCCGCTGGGCAGCGGGACCGATGGCAAACCGGTCTATTTATGCGATATCTGGCCCAGCTCGGAAGAGATCGCCCAGGCGGTCGCGCTGGTCAACAGCGCCATGTTTCACAAAGAATACGGGGAAGTCTTCACCGGCAACCGCGACTGGCGCAATATTGCGGTCAACCGCGCCCCGACGTACCATTGGCAGCCGGATTCCACTTATATTCGCCTGACGCCGTTTTTTGAAGATATGTTGCATCAGCCGAAACCGGTTGAAAATATCCGCGGCGCGCGCATTTTGGCCATGTTGGGGGATTCGGTGACCACCGACCATATATCGCCGGCGGGCAATATCAAGGTAGATAGCCCGGCGGGGCGCTATTTGCAACAACATGGCGTAAGCACGGCGGATTTTAACTCCTACGGTTCGCGGCGCGGCAATCATGAAGTGATGATGCGTGGCACCTTCGCCAATATCCGCATTCGTAACGAAATGGTGCCGGACATCGAAGGGGGCTACACCCGGCATATTCCGTCGGGAGAGGCGTTGGCGATTTACGATGCCGCCATGCGCTACGCCGCAGAGCAGATTCCCTTGGCGATCGTTGCCGGTAAAGAATATGGTTCAGGCTCCAGCCGCGATTGGGCCGCCAAGGGACCGCGGCTGCTGGGGATCCGGGTGGTGATGGCAGAAAGCTTCGAGCGGATCCATCGCTCCAACCTTATCGGGATGGGGATTTTGCCGCTGGAGTTCCCCCACGGCGAAACCCGTAAGACGCTGGGTCTGAGCGGCGATGAAACCGTCGATATTCCCAACCTGGCGGCACTCAAACCGGGCTGCGAGGTGCCGGTGACCTTTACCTGGCCTGACGGCCGTCGCCGTACTATCGATGCGCTCTGCCGCATCGATACCGGTAATGAGCTGACCTACTACCGTCATGACGGTATCCTGCACTATGTGATCCGCAATATGCTTAATGAACCGGTGGCAGACCCCGCCTAA
- a CDS encoding DUF4440 domain-containing protein, which yields MTLEHLKKRECSLHGARRRDRDWLEQILHPDFCEITRSGTLVDRAETIAALVREKGAPAILSADFTLLKTGENSAILRYRTVCPDGSRAALRASYWLRGEDERWHLVFHQGTPTADGD from the coding sequence ATGACCCTTGAGCATCTGAAAAAACGGGAATGCAGCCTGCACGGCGCTAGACGGCGCGATAGGGATTGGCTGGAGCAGATTCTGCATCCTGATTTCTGTGAAATTACCCGTTCGGGGACCTTGGTTGACCGCGCAGAAACGATAGCCGCGCTGGTGAGGGAAAAGGGTGCGCCGGCTATTCTCAGCGCTGATTTTACGCTGCTGAAGACGGGAGAGAACAGTGCCATACTGCGTTATCGTACGGTGTGCCCGGACGGTAGCCGCGCCGCGCTGCGCGCCTCTTATTGGCTGCGCGGCGAAGATGAGCGCTGGCACCTGGTCTTCCACCAGGGGACGCCGACGGCCGATGGCGACTAG
- a CDS encoding GNAT family N-acetyltransferase: MFHIIEVDKNHSALSGLVSELDAFQSQLYPAESNHCLDFTTVGEESIRCVIAHDAAGVAAGCGAVLLQGGGFGEIKRLYIRPAYRGRRLGEQLIARLERLAAAELCHQLRLETGIHQQPAIALYRRCGYARCDAFPPYRDDPLSVFMSKSL, translated from the coding sequence ATGTTCCACATCATCGAGGTCGATAAAAATCACAGTGCGTTAAGCGGGCTGGTCAGTGAACTGGATGCGTTTCAGAGCCAGCTTTACCCCGCCGAAAGCAATCATTGCCTGGACTTTACCACCGTTGGCGAAGAAAGTATCCGCTGCGTTATTGCCCATGATGCAGCCGGTGTTGCTGCCGGCTGTGGCGCTGTACTCTTGCAGGGTGGCGGGTTTGGCGAGATTAAACGCCTGTACATTCGCCCCGCCTACCGCGGCAGGCGGCTGGGAGAGCAACTTATCGCCCGTCTCGAAAGGCTGGCGGCAGCGGAACTCTGCCATCAATTGCGGCTTGAAACCGGTATTCACCAGCAGCCGGCTATAGCGCTGTACCGCCGCTGTGGGTATGCGCGCTGCGATGCTTTTCCGCCCTACAGGGACGATCCGTTAAGCGTGTTTATGTCTAAATCCCTGTAG
- the ribA gene encoding GTP cyclohydrolase II, whose amino-acid sequence MQLKRVAEAKLPTPWGDFLMVGFEEIATGHDHLALVYGDITGPAPVLSRVHSECLTGDALFSLRCDCGFQLEAALSHIAEEGRGILLYHRQEGRNIGLLNKIRAYALQDLGADTVEANHQLGFAADERDFTLCADMFKLLGVERVRLLTNNPKKVEILTEAGINISERVPLIVGRNPKNARYLDTKAAKMGHLLNGPAE is encoded by the coding sequence ATGCAGCTTAAACGTGTGGCAGAGGCCAAACTGCCGACACCCTGGGGAGATTTCCTGATGGTCGGCTTCGAGGAAATCGCCACCGGGCACGACCATCTGGCCCTGGTGTATGGCGATATTACCGGTCCGGCGCCGGTATTATCGCGGGTCCATTCCGAGTGCCTTACCGGCGACGCCCTATTCAGCCTGCGCTGCGATTGCGGCTTCCAACTGGAGGCGGCGCTGAGCCATATCGCCGAGGAGGGACGCGGCATTTTGCTCTACCATCGTCAGGAAGGCCGCAATATCGGCCTATTGAACAAAATTCGCGCCTATGCCCTGCAGGATTTGGGCGCCGACACGGTTGAAGCCAATCACCAGCTCGGCTTTGCCGCCGACGAGCGTGATTTCACCCTGTGCGCCGACATGTTCAAATTGTTGGGCGTGGAAAGAGTGCGGTTGTTAACCAACAACCCCAAAAAGGTCGAGATTCTGACCGAGGCGGGCATTAACATCAGCGAACGCGTGCCGCTTATCGTTGGCCGCAACCCGAAAAATGCCCGCTATCTGGATACCAAGGCCGCCAAAATGGGCCATTTGCTCAACGGCCCCGCCGAGTAG
- the pgpB gene encoding phosphatidylglycerophosphatase B codes for MVEIAKRTGAGALLLMILPLLLWVSGWQWRPESDYRWLKGWYWLTQTVTSPWGTLTSALLIGWFLWCLRYRLRPALGLAVILSATLLIGQGMKSFIKERVQEPRPYVVWLEKHYALNDRAFYAMPRKARAAALARELQQQQLIPPWLQRHWRAETGFSFPSGHTVFAASWALLAVGLLWPRRHRVSTVVLMAWASGVMVSRMALGMHWPRDVVMGIAVGWLVITLACWLVQRSIGALTPIPEEAPDIRSRSE; via the coding sequence ATGGTTGAAATTGCAAAACGTACCGGCGCGGGCGCGCTGCTGCTGATGATTTTACCGCTACTCCTCTGGGTAAGCGGCTGGCAATGGCGCCCGGAAAGCGATTACCGCTGGCTCAAAGGGTGGTATTGGCTGACGCAAACCGTCACCTCGCCCTGGGGAACACTGACCAGCGCGCTGCTAATAGGCTGGTTTCTCTGGTGCCTGCGCTATCGTCTGAGGCCGGCGCTGGGGTTGGCGGTGATCTTGTCCGCTACGTTGCTCATCGGTCAGGGTATGAAGTCGTTTATCAAAGAGCGGGTGCAGGAGCCCAGGCCCTACGTGGTCTGGCTGGAAAAACATTATGCGCTCAACGACCGGGCGTTTTACGCGATGCCGCGCAAGGCGCGCGCCGCGGCGTTGGCGCGGGAGCTGCAACAACAGCAACTGATTCCGCCGTGGCTACAACGTCATTGGCGCGCTGAAACCGGCTTTTCCTTTCCCTCGGGCCATACGGTTTTCGCCGCCAGTTGGGCGCTGCTGGCCGTGGGTTTGCTTTGGCCGCGTCGGCACCGGGTATCCACGGTGGTGCTGATGGCGTGGGCCAGCGGCGTGATGGTTAGCCGAATGGCGCTCGGTATGCACTGGCCGCGGGATGTGGTGATGGGTATCGCCGTCGGTTGGCTGGTCATTACTCTGGCGTGTTGGCTGGTGCAGCGTTCGATCGGCGCGCTGACCCCGATACCGGAAGAAGCGCCGGATATTCGCTCGCGCAGTGAATGA